One genomic window of Mauremys mutica isolate MM-2020 ecotype Southern chromosome 5, ASM2049712v1, whole genome shotgun sequence includes the following:
- the MSMO1 gene encoding methylsterol monooxygenase 1 — MAVNESIDILNSAYLAVEYIDSFLPDNPLQQPFKNAWNYMLDNYTTFQIATWGSLIVHELSYFLLCLPGFIFQFIPYMRKYKIQQDKPETWEKQWKCLKTLLFNHFCVQLPLICGTYYFIEYFSIPYDWERMPRWYVLLARCFGCAVIEDAWHYFLHRLLHHKRIYKYIHKVHHEFITPFGMQAEYAHPLETLILGAGFFIGIIVFCNHMIFLWAWVICRLMETIDVHSGYDIPLNPLHLVPFYAGARFHDFHHMNFIGNYASTFTWWDRIFGTDYQYVSYQEKEKNQELLTEKKSN; from the exons ATGGCAGTGAATGAGAGTATTGACATCCTGAATTCAGCTTATCTGGCTGTGGAATACATCGACTCTTTCTTGCCTGACAATCCACTGCAGCAACCATTTAAAAATGCTTGGAACTATATGCTGGACAATTACACCACATTCCAGATTGCAACATGGGGATCACTCATAGTTCATGAACTTTCCTACTTTTTGCTCTGTCTACCTGGATTTATATTTCAGTTTATACCTTATATGCGAAAGTATAAAATTCAGCAG GATAAACCAGAAACATGGGAGAAGCAGTGGAAGTGTTTAAAAACACTTCTCTTCAATCACTTCTGTGTTCAGCTTCCTCTGATATGTGGTACCTACTATTTCATAGAGTACTTCAGTATCCCTTACGACTGGGAAAGGATGCCAAGATG gtACGTGCTACTTGCCCGGTGTTTTGGATGTGCAGTGATTGAGGATGCCTGGCACTATTTCCTGCATAGACTCTTGCATCACAAGAGAATATACAAGTACATCCATAAAGTTCATCATGAGTTCATA ACTCCATTTGGGATGCAAGCAGAGTATGCACATCCACTGGAAACGCTTATCCTTGGAGCTGGTTTTTTCATTGGCATTATTGTGTTCTGTAACCATATGATTTTTCTGTGGGCCTGGGTAATATGTCGCTTAATGGAAACCATTGATGTACACAG tGGTTACGATATTCCTCTGAACCCCCTGCATCTAGTGCCCTTCTATGCCGGGGCTCGTTTTCATGATTTCCATCACATGAACTTCATTGGCAACTATGCTTCAACCTTCACATGGTGGGACAGAATCTTTGGTACAGACTATCAATATGTTTCATaccaagagaaagagaaaaatcaaGAACTGTTAACAGAAAAGAAGTCCAACTAA